One Rhododendron vialii isolate Sample 1 chromosome 2a, ASM3025357v1 genomic region harbors:
- the LOC131315522 gene encoding uncharacterized protein LOC131315522 isoform X2, which yields MAAPTNSGEWDKAIEDFCLSLSPLLSPRWSPPRAFLPSSNSMGNQSMDNPPQNQEHDDIVDPPPYLAGDRALLQQQLRKNWSEASSDWRPRGGGIMTMNNQGFEESNMGFYFPPSPTYFPYFPLYPPMPTIFYVSSQQDISLALSFLHILEDKSGALHVIKGEEGRDILGLLFDGFESYVDNKFDDFGQIARAAGVLPKGVESLVDKINDEDMDEKEVTLRRINWLEQHDEAIIGQPVYELVAVVQQLIQNRGGELDVIFGEAAVTVNGLEIKDIQGLPTTPETLLICQAKVSFRVWLGHGGQCAAETRIRCNRLNIGSFTTVEGAISAYEVVGRWSGWMDLTGFPGLFENENRPKLPLQLPLTAQELNPVEVVGTGSEGLGDCSMADQAKLDSRCLGKRKTKEKNPGGEKRSKKKNGVRIATPLEDILQTKEMSLKDAANHLGVSQSSLKYACREYGIPRWPPRKLITQSHPTETPALVDQEGIPQSNSDTLPSDQALAATIEKITSVIVKEILPPPFLPIARQERLDEDFCNVESEAVGIGSGGGTGQSEMEEGQLNSRYLGKEKKKEMTQRGERRKKETGGVRIVISLEEILQTKEMPLKDAAKHIKEPNMLRPCSVWEHQHGDLNFPIFEDPTQIWLH from the exons ATGGCTGCGCCTACGAACAGTGGAGAGTGGGACAAGGCTATTGAAGATTTCTGCTTGAGTTTGTCGCCCTTACTTTCCCCTAGGTGGTCGCCGCCACGGGCTTTTCTACCCTCGTCCAATTCAATGGGTAATCAATCCATGGACAATCCGCCACAAAATCAAGAGCACGACGACATCGTCGACCCGCCACCGTACTTGGCCGGAGACAGGGCGCTGTTGCAGCAGCAGCTACGTAAGAACTGGAGCGAGGCGTCCTCAGATTGGAGGCCAAGAGGAGGGGGAATTATGACGATGAACAATCAGGGCTTTGAAGAATCGAATATGGGTTTCTATTTCCCTCCGTCGCCCACATATTTCCCATATTTCCCTCTGTATCCGCCGATGCCAACTATTTTTTACGTTTCTAGTCAACAGGACATAAGCTTGGCATTGTCTTTTCTGCACATACTTGAGGACAAGAGCGGTGCGTTGCATGTGATCAAGGGGGAGGAAGGCCGAGACATCCTCGGACTGCTTTTCGACGGCTTTGAGTCTTACGTGGATAACAAGTTCGATGATTTTGGTCAAATAGCAAGGGCGGCGGGCGTGTTGCCCAAAGGCGTGGAGTCGTTGGTGGATAAGATAAACGATGAGGACATGGATGAGAAGGAAGTGACATTAAGGCGGATTAACTGGTTGGAACAACACGACGAGGCCATCATTGGCCAGCCGGTCTACGAACTAGTGGCTGTGGTGCAGCAACTAATTCAGAACAGGGGCGGTGAGTTGGATGTGATCTTTGGAGAGGCAGCTGTAACGGTCAACGGGTTGGAAATCAAAGACATTCAAGGCTTGCCTACGACTCCGGAAACATTGCTTATTTGTCAGGCCAAGGTCTCCTTCAGAGTGTGGCTGGGACACGGCGGCCAATGCGCGGCCGAGACTCGTATAAGGTGTAATCGCCTCAACATTGGCAGTTTCACAACCGTGGAGGGTGCCATCTCAGCTTACGAGGTGGTAGGAAGGTGGAGTGGATGGATGGATCTTACGGGCTTCCCTGGCCtctttgaaaatgaaaacagaccAAAACTGCCGCTGCAGTTGCCACTTACAGCACAAGAATTGAACCCAGTTGAGGTAGTTGGAACTGGTAGTGAGGGATTAGGGGATTGTTCAATGGCAGATCAAGCTAAGTTGGATTCCAGGTGtttgggaaaaaggaaaacaaaggaaaagaaccCAGGGGGAGagaaaagaagcaagaaaaaaaatggagttaGAATAGCCACTCCTCTTGAGGATATCTTACAAACCAAGGAAATGAGTCTTAAAGATGCTGCAAATCATCTCGGag TTAGCCAATCTTCACTGAAGTATGCTTGTCGGGAGTATGGTATCCCCAGATGGCCACCTCGCAAGCTTATCACTCAATCTCACCCCACCGAAACTCCCGCGCTTGTTGATCAAGAGGGAATCCCACAATCGAATTCTGATACTTTGCCTTCTGATCAAGCCTTGGCGGCTACTATTGAGAAAATCACTAGTGTCATTGTAAAAGAAATTCTGCCTCCGCCGTTTTTGCCGATAGCTCGACAAGAGAGGCTAGATGAGGATTTTTGCAATGTTGAATCTGAGGCAGTTGGAATCGGGAGTGGTGGGGGAACAGGGCAAAGTGAAATGGAAGAGGGTCAGCTCAATTCCAGGTATttgggaaaagagaaaaagaaggaaatgacccaaagaggagagagaagaaaaaaggaaactgGTGGAGTTAGAATTGTAATTTCTTTGGAAGAGATCTTACAGACTAAGGAAATGCCTCTTAAAGATGCTGCAAAGCATATTAAAG AGCCAAACATGCTCCGACCATGCTCTGTATGGGAGCATCAACATGGAGACCTGAATTTTCCCATATTTGAAGACCCAACACAAATATGGTTACATTAA
- the LOC131315522 gene encoding uncharacterized protein LOC131315522 isoform X1 has product MAAPTNSGEWDKAIEDFCLSLSPLLSPRWSPPRAFLPSSNSMGNQSMDNPPQNQEHDDIVDPPPYLAGDRALLQQQLRKNWSEASSDWRPRGGGIMTMNNQGFEESNMGFYFPPSPTYFPYFPLYPPMPTIFYVSSQQDISLALSFLHILEDKSGALHVIKGEEGRDILGLLFDGFESYVDNKFDDFGQIARAAGVLPKGVESLVDKINDEDMDEKEVTLRRINWLEQHDEAIIGQPVYELVAVVQQLIQNRGGELDVIFGEAAVTVNGLEIKDIQGLPTTPETLLICQAKVSFRVWLGHGGQCAAETRIRCNRLNIGSFTTVEGAISAYEVVGRWSGWMDLTGFPGLFENENRPKLPLQLPLTAQELNPVEVVGTGSEGLGDCSMADQAKLDSRCLGKRKTKEKNPGGEKRSKKKNGVRIATPLEDILQTKEMSLKDAANHLGVSQSSLKYACREYGIPRWPPRKLITQSHPTETPALVDQEGIPQSNSDTLPSDQALAATIEKITSVIVKEILPPPFLPIARQERLDEDFCNVESEAVGIGSGGGTGQSEMEEGQLNSRYLGKEKKKEMTQRGERRKKETGGVRIVISLEEILQTKEMPLKDAAKHIKVSKSTLKRACREYDIPRWPPRGEHKLISQSCPNESPTVVDKEPIPQPNSDTLLPSNQVSATIGTKSVIVKARFGTATMKFQLSWPWGMEELNEQVKKRLGHEAENYHINYKDEDNEYIMIGCDEDLHDHISCSNLLGTNLIEVFLQPK; this is encoded by the exons ATGGCTGCGCCTACGAACAGTGGAGAGTGGGACAAGGCTATTGAAGATTTCTGCTTGAGTTTGTCGCCCTTACTTTCCCCTAGGTGGTCGCCGCCACGGGCTTTTCTACCCTCGTCCAATTCAATGGGTAATCAATCCATGGACAATCCGCCACAAAATCAAGAGCACGACGACATCGTCGACCCGCCACCGTACTTGGCCGGAGACAGGGCGCTGTTGCAGCAGCAGCTACGTAAGAACTGGAGCGAGGCGTCCTCAGATTGGAGGCCAAGAGGAGGGGGAATTATGACGATGAACAATCAGGGCTTTGAAGAATCGAATATGGGTTTCTATTTCCCTCCGTCGCCCACATATTTCCCATATTTCCCTCTGTATCCGCCGATGCCAACTATTTTTTACGTTTCTAGTCAACAGGACATAAGCTTGGCATTGTCTTTTCTGCACATACTTGAGGACAAGAGCGGTGCGTTGCATGTGATCAAGGGGGAGGAAGGCCGAGACATCCTCGGACTGCTTTTCGACGGCTTTGAGTCTTACGTGGATAACAAGTTCGATGATTTTGGTCAAATAGCAAGGGCGGCGGGCGTGTTGCCCAAAGGCGTGGAGTCGTTGGTGGATAAGATAAACGATGAGGACATGGATGAGAAGGAAGTGACATTAAGGCGGATTAACTGGTTGGAACAACACGACGAGGCCATCATTGGCCAGCCGGTCTACGAACTAGTGGCTGTGGTGCAGCAACTAATTCAGAACAGGGGCGGTGAGTTGGATGTGATCTTTGGAGAGGCAGCTGTAACGGTCAACGGGTTGGAAATCAAAGACATTCAAGGCTTGCCTACGACTCCGGAAACATTGCTTATTTGTCAGGCCAAGGTCTCCTTCAGAGTGTGGCTGGGACACGGCGGCCAATGCGCGGCCGAGACTCGTATAAGGTGTAATCGCCTCAACATTGGCAGTTTCACAACCGTGGAGGGTGCCATCTCAGCTTACGAGGTGGTAGGAAGGTGGAGTGGATGGATGGATCTTACGGGCTTCCCTGGCCtctttgaaaatgaaaacagaccAAAACTGCCGCTGCAGTTGCCACTTACAGCACAAGAATTGAACCCAGTTGAGGTAGTTGGAACTGGTAGTGAGGGATTAGGGGATTGTTCAATGGCAGATCAAGCTAAGTTGGATTCCAGGTGtttgggaaaaaggaaaacaaaggaaaagaaccCAGGGGGAGagaaaagaagcaagaaaaaaaatggagttaGAATAGCCACTCCTCTTGAGGATATCTTACAAACCAAGGAAATGAGTCTTAAAGATGCTGCAAATCATCTCGGag TTAGCCAATCTTCACTGAAGTATGCTTGTCGGGAGTATGGTATCCCCAGATGGCCACCTCGCAAGCTTATCACTCAATCTCACCCCACCGAAACTCCCGCGCTTGTTGATCAAGAGGGAATCCCACAATCGAATTCTGATACTTTGCCTTCTGATCAAGCCTTGGCGGCTACTATTGAGAAAATCACTAGTGTCATTGTAAAAGAAATTCTGCCTCCGCCGTTTTTGCCGATAGCTCGACAAGAGAGGCTAGATGAGGATTTTTGCAATGTTGAATCTGAGGCAGTTGGAATCGGGAGTGGTGGGGGAACAGGGCAAAGTGAAATGGAAGAGGGTCAGCTCAATTCCAGGTATttgggaaaagagaaaaagaaggaaatgacccaaagaggagagagaagaaaaaaggaaactgGTGGAGTTAGAATTGTAATTTCTTTGGAAGAGATCTTACAGACTAAGGAAATGCCTCTTAAAGATGCTGCAAAGCATATTAAAG TTAGCAAATCCACACTGAAGCGGGCATGTCGAGAGTATGATATCCCCAGATGGCCACCTCGCGGGGAACACAAGCTTATTAGTCAGTCTTGCCCCAACGAATCTCCCACGGTTGTTGATAAAGAGCCAATCCCACAACCAAATTCTGATACGCTTCTGCCTTCTAATCAAGTCTCAGCTACTATTGGCACAAAAAGTGTGATTGTGAAGGCAAGATTTGGTACAGCTACGATGAAGTTTCAACTGTCTTGGCCATGGGGAATGGAAGAGCTAAATGAACAAGTGAAAAAGAGGCTGGGACACGAGGCTGAAAATTATCACATTAACTACAAAGATGAGGACAATGAGTATATTATGATAGGTTGCGATGAGGATTTACACGATCACATTTCCTGTTCTAACCTACTGGGCACCAATTTGATTGAGGTATTTCTTCAGCCAAAGTAG